A part of Caretta caretta isolate rCarCar2 chromosome 1, rCarCar1.hap1, whole genome shotgun sequence genomic DNA contains:
- the VEGFD gene encoding vascular endothelial growth factor D: MYKPWATLNIFMVSFLHLLQGSDYEYGPVKRASLSALERSEQLIRNAASLEELLRITHAEDWKLWKCRLKLKSLSNLDSRSASHRSTRFAAAFYDIETLRVIDEEWQKTQCVPRETCVEVAKELGTTTNKFFKPPCVNVFRCGGCCNEESLGCMNTSTTYVSKTLFEISVPLTSVPEPVPVKIANHTRCRCSATARHHPYAIIRRSVQYPEEDGCPFTNKLCHSGLIWDSNKCECVVDKEHPGRTEGLPPLAELAKCGPHMEFDEDNCECICRWKCPTDFFQNKENCSCYLCRESQESCSQKHKIFHAETCSCEDKCPFQPRTCSTAKPVCTKHCRCPKEKRSSHGSQSKENP; the protein is encoded by the exons AGGGCATCTCTATCAGCTTTGGAACGGTCAGAACAGCTGATAAGGAACGCAGCCAGTCTGGAAGAGCTGCTTCGAATCACTCACGCGGAGGACTGGAAGCTGTGGAAATGCAGGCTAAAGCTCAAAAGCCTCTCCAATTTAGATTCCCGATCTGCGTCGCATCGCTCCACCAGATTTGCTGCTGCTTTCTATGACATTGAGACACTGAGAG TCATAGATGAGGAATGGCAAAAAACTCAGTGTGTGCCAAGGGAGACCTGCGTGGAAGTTGCCAAAGAGCTAGGTACAACCACCAACAAGTTCTTTAAGCCTCCCTGTGTGAATGTGTTCCGATGTGGAGGTTGCTGCAATGAGGAGAGCCTGGGCTGTATGAACACAAGCACAACTTATGTTTCAAAAACG CTCTTCGAGATTTCAGTTCCTTTGACAAGTGTACCAGAGCCAGTGCCAGTCAAAATTGCCAACCACACACGTTGTAGATGCTCAGCAACTGCTCGGCATCACCCGTATGCCATCATACGAAGATCTGTCCAGTACCCAGAGGAGGATGG TTGCCCCTTTACCAACAAACTTTGTCACAGCGGCTTGATATGGGACAGCAACAAATGTGAATGCGTGGTAGATAAAGAACATCCTGGCAGAACGGAAG GACTCCCTCCTCTTGCTGAGCTGGCTAAGTGTGGACCACATATGGAATTTGATGAAGATAATTGTGAGTGTATCTGTAGATGGAAATGTCCCACcgattttttccaaaataaagagAACTGCAGCTGCTATTTGTGTAGGGAGAGCCAGGAGAGCTGCTCTCAGAAACACAAGATATTTCATGCAGAAACTTGCAG CTGTGAGGACAAGTGCCCATTCCAACCCAGAACATGTTCAACTGCAAAGCCAGTGTGTACAAAGCATTGTCGTTGTCCAAAGGAGAAGAGAAGCTCTCATGGGtcacaaagcaaagaaaatcctTGA